A window from Pokkaliibacter sp. MBI-7 encodes these proteins:
- the nagB gene encoding glucosamine-6-phosphate deaminase: MRVVIAPSDQIASKAADIVCQQLQRKPDSVLGLATGSTPVALYRELISRYQQQQVSFARAASFNLDEYIGLSSEHPQSYRYFMQQQLFDHIDIMPEQTHVPDGMSEPLSSCQAYEQAIGAAGGIDLQILGIGHNGHIGFNEPGSSLSSHTRIKTLTPTTLEANRRFFRDDEFQPCLAITMGIATILQSRQVLLLASGEAKAEAVQRTVEGPLSAFTPASSLQMHEHAIVLIDEAAASQLQLRDYYLWCEQQRSQLGM, encoded by the coding sequence ATGCGTGTTGTCATTGCCCCCAGTGATCAGATTGCCAGCAAGGCTGCGGATATTGTCTGCCAGCAACTCCAGCGCAAACCCGACTCTGTGCTCGGGCTGGCCACCGGCAGCACCCCGGTAGCGCTATATCGTGAGCTGATCAGCCGTTATCAGCAGCAGCAAGTCAGCTTTGCCAGGGCAGCCAGCTTCAATCTGGATGAATACATCGGCCTGAGCAGCGAGCATCCACAAAGTTATCGTTACTTCATGCAGCAACAGCTCTTCGACCATATCGATATCATGCCGGAACAGACGCACGTACCTGATGGCATGTCCGAGCCGCTGAGCAGCTGTCAGGCCTATGAACAGGCGATTGGCGCCGCTGGCGGGATAGACCTGCAGATTCTGGGAATTGGCCACAATGGCCATATTGGTTTCAATGAGCCAGGCTCCAGCCTCAGTTCGCACACCCGCATCAAGACGCTGACTCCCACCACACTGGAAGCCAACAGGCGCTTTTTCCGTGACGATGAATTCCAGCCCTGTCTGGCCATCACCATGGGCATCGCCACCATCCTGCAGAGCCGTCAGGTACTACTGCTGGCCTCCGGCGAAGCCAAGGCCGAGGCGGTTCAGCGTACAGTTGAAGGCCCACTCAGCGCCTTTACCCCTGCCTCCAGTCTGCAGATGCATGAACATGCCATCGTACTGATCGACGAAGCCGCCGCCTCACAGCTGCAGCTGCGCGACTATTACCTGTGGTGTGAACAGCAACGCAGCCAACTCGGCATGTAG
- a CDS encoding BadF/BadG/BcrA/BcrD ATPase family protein — MSIHFLLGVDGGGTSCRARLEDRHGRILGESRGGTANPRTGIRQAWDNIMQTCLEACRQGQLSSDDMQHVRLGLGLAGTNQSYERQLILSQPHPFGETCLLTDAHTACLGAFNGGEGGIVILGTGSCAVSFVTQRFHLFGGWGFPISDQASGAWLGLHLVSHALAALDYMQPSSPLAEQVAEHFRQQRENFVTWQNHALPRDYASFAPWIYAAARQRDPLALELIQHQVEWIERFVRQLLHTGCQQVALMGGLAEAVQPWLPPSLLTYLATPQADALAGAILMARQQLGYHP, encoded by the coding sequence ATGAGCATCCATTTCCTGCTGGGGGTCGACGGCGGCGGCACCAGCTGCCGCGCTCGCCTGGAGGACAGGCACGGCCGTATCCTGGGCGAAAGTCGTGGCGGCACCGCCAATCCACGCACAGGCATTCGTCAGGCCTGGGATAACATTATGCAGACCTGTCTGGAAGCCTGTCGGCAAGGTCAGCTCAGTAGCGATGACATGCAGCATGTGCGGCTGGGTCTTGGCCTGGCTGGTACCAACCAGAGCTACGAGCGTCAGCTGATCCTTAGTCAGCCGCATCCTTTCGGGGAAACCTGTCTGCTGACCGATGCCCATACCGCCTGCCTCGGCGCCTTCAACGGCGGAGAAGGCGGTATTGTCATTCTGGGCACCGGCAGTTGCGCGGTCAGCTTTGTGACACAGCGCTTTCATCTGTTCGGAGGCTGGGGCTTTCCAATCTCCGACCAGGCCAGCGGCGCATGGCTGGGACTGCATCTGGTCAGTCATGCACTGGCAGCACTGGATTATATGCAGCCCAGCTCTCCTCTGGCCGAGCAGGTCGCTGAGCACTTCAGGCAACAGCGGGAAAACTTTGTCACCTGGCAAAATCACGCCCTGCCTCGCGACTACGCCAGTTTCGCACCGTGGATTTATGCTGCAGCCCGGCAGCGCGACCCTCTGGCACTGGAACTCATTCAGCATCAGGTGGAATGGATTGAGCGTTTTGTCAGGCAGCTGCTACACACCGGCTGCCAGCAGGTGGCACTGATGGGAGGCCTTGCCGAGGCCGTACAGCCCTGGCTGCCCCCCTCACTTCTGACTTATCTCGCCACACCACAAGCCGATGCTCTGGCGGGCGCCATCCTGATGGCCCGTCAGCAACTTGGATATCACCCATGA
- the nagA gene encoding N-acetylglucosamine-6-phosphate deacetylase: protein MTHSALSRTSATQHLYAERLFDGEHWLTEQLISIEHGRISTIAPYSTRQHAHLSKQDSTGLIAPGFIDIHVNGGGGVLFNHQPNAEALAAIVKAHSQFGTVALLPTLITDDDDVMQCAHQAICQALGPQQIAGILGVHYEGPYLNPLRKGVHHESKIRPANPEFFAPLLKLPDEGKVLVTLAPELAPAGFIQMLAAQGVRVSAGHTAASYAQIQQALAQGVSGFTHLFNAMSPLTSREPGVVGAALDDRDSWCGMIVDGYHIHPAVMRTAIRAKGSDKIMLVTDAIHSVGYGQRELDFLGKAVLNDNGKVTTLDGTLAGSDLDMASAVRNALQYGLGDETAVLQMASRNPAQYLRVSHQLGYLRPGYQASMVCLDNNWQVIQCWINGQYQVSDSDR from the coding sequence ATGACGCATTCAGCCTTGTCTCGCACCTCTGCCACACAGCACCTATACGCTGAACGATTGTTTGATGGTGAGCACTGGCTTACCGAACAACTCATCAGTATCGAGCATGGGCGTATCAGTACCATCGCGCCTTACTCCACCAGACAGCACGCGCATCTGTCTAAGCAGGACAGTACAGGCCTCATCGCACCGGGTTTTATTGATATCCACGTCAATGGTGGCGGAGGTGTACTGTTCAATCACCAGCCCAATGCCGAAGCGCTGGCGGCCATCGTCAAAGCACACAGCCAGTTCGGCACGGTGGCGCTATTACCCACCCTGATTACTGATGATGATGACGTCATGCAGTGTGCGCATCAGGCGATCTGTCAGGCCCTTGGTCCGCAGCAGATTGCGGGTATCCTCGGCGTACACTACGAGGGGCCCTATCTCAATCCATTGCGCAAGGGAGTGCATCATGAAAGCAAGATTCGCCCGGCCAATCCCGAGTTCTTTGCCCCTCTGCTAAAACTCCCAGATGAGGGCAAGGTACTGGTCACCCTTGCTCCGGAACTCGCCCCAGCAGGCTTTATTCAGATGCTGGCAGCACAGGGCGTACGCGTCAGTGCCGGCCATACTGCGGCCAGCTACGCACAGATTCAGCAGGCGCTGGCGCAGGGAGTGAGCGGTTTTACTCATCTGTTCAATGCCATGAGCCCACTTACCAGTCGCGAACCGGGTGTGGTGGGAGCGGCACTGGATGACAGAGACAGCTGGTGCGGCATGATCGTCGATGGCTATCACATTCATCCCGCGGTGATGCGCACAGCAATACGAGCCAAAGGTAGCGACAAGATCATGCTGGTGACCGATGCCATCCACAGTGTTGGCTATGGTCAGCGCGAGTTGGATTTCCTTGGCAAAGCAGTGCTCAACGATAACGGTAAGGTCACGACACTGGATGGCACACTGGCGGGTTCTGATCTGGATATGGCCAGCGCGGTGCGCAATGCACTGCAATATGGTCTGGGTGACGAAACCGCTGTACTGCAAATGGCCTCACGTAATCCCGCCCAGTATTTGCGAGTCAGCCATCAACTGGGCTATTTACGACCTGGATATCAGGCCAGCATGGTGTGCCTGGACAATAACTGGCAGGTTATACAGTGCTGGATAAACGGACAGTATCAAGTCAGCGATTCTGATAGATAA
- the uvrA gene encoding excinuclease ABC subunit UvrA, translated as MDTILVRGARTHNLKNIDVDLPRDKLIVITGLSGSGKSSLAFDTLYAEGQRRYVESLSTYARQFLSMMEKPDVDHIEGLSPAISIEQKSTSHNPRSTVGTITEIYDYLRLLYARVGQPRCPDHDLPLEAQTVSQMVDQVLGLEEGCRLMLLAPVIQGRKGEHQNILQNLRAQGFVRARIDGQIYELDDTPELDKKRKHTIEVVVDRFKVRSDIQLRLAESFETALQLSDGIAKIAFMDEEQRAELVFSARFACPECGYSISELEPRLFSFNNPHGACQTCDGLGVKQFFDPKRVLVSDDLSLAEGAIKGWDRRSVYYFQLLKAVAEHYGFDVNTAFRELSPPQKNAVLYGTGQEAVQFNYSSDRGLQISRAHPFEGVLPNMERRYRETDSQQVRDELSQYLTNTKCPSCTGTRLRKEARHVFIEGKNLPSITSLPVGDCFDYFSELKLDGKRGEIADKILKEIRARLSFLVNVGLDYLTIERSADTLSGGEAQRIRLASQIGAGLVGVMYILDEPSIGLHQRDNDRLLQTLTHLRDLGNTVIVVEHDEDAIRLADHVLDIGPGAGVHGGTITAQGTPAEVMANPNSLTGQYLSGKKCIAVPENRTPFDSKCVLEIQGASGNNLQNVDLCIPVGLFTCVTGVSGSGKSTLINTTLYPLAAAALNGATTLEPSPYKKMKGMEQFDKVVDIDQSPIGRTPRSNPATYTGIFTPIRELFSGTQEARSRGYKPGRFSFNVKGGRCEACQGDGVIKVEMHFLPDIYVPCDICKGKRYNRETLEVTYKGKSITEVLEMTVEDALSFFSAVPMIARKLQTLMDVGLSYIRLGQSATTLSGGEAQRVKLAKELSKRDTGKTLYILDEPTTGLHFYDIQQLLNVLHRLRDHGNTVVVIEHNLDVIKTADWLVDLGPEGGSRGGQIIATGTPEQVAENPQSHTGHFLKPLLEKGNRERQLVIED; from the coding sequence ATGGACACTATTCTGGTACGCGGTGCCCGTACCCATAACCTCAAAAACATCGATGTCGATCTACCCCGGGACAAACTGATCGTCATTACCGGTCTGTCCGGTTCCGGTAAATCCTCGCTGGCTTTCGATACGCTCTATGCCGAGGGCCAGCGCCGCTATGTCGAGTCGCTGTCGACCTATGCTCGACAGTTTCTGTCGATGATGGAAAAGCCCGATGTCGATCATATTGAAGGCTTATCCCCTGCCATTTCCATTGAGCAGAAATCCACCTCCCATAACCCGCGCTCAACCGTCGGCACCATCACTGAAATTTATGACTACCTGCGCCTGCTGTATGCCAGAGTGGGCCAGCCGCGCTGCCCCGATCATGATCTGCCACTGGAGGCACAAACCGTCAGTCAGATGGTGGATCAGGTGCTGGGGCTGGAGGAAGGCTGCCGCCTGATGCTGCTAGCGCCGGTCATTCAGGGACGTAAAGGTGAACATCAAAACATTCTGCAGAACCTGCGTGCACAAGGCTTTGTCCGTGCTCGCATCGATGGCCAGATCTACGAACTGGACGACACGCCGGAACTCGACAAGAAACGTAAACACACGATCGAGGTGGTGGTTGATCGCTTTAAGGTACGTAGCGATATCCAGCTACGTCTGGCAGAGTCTTTTGAAACCGCACTACAACTGAGTGACGGCATTGCCAAGATCGCCTTTATGGATGAAGAACAGCGCGCCGAACTGGTTTTCTCCGCCCGCTTCGCCTGTCCTGAATGCGGTTACAGTATCAGCGAACTGGAGCCCCGGCTGTTTTCCTTTAACAATCCCCACGGCGCCTGTCAGACCTGTGACGGACTGGGTGTAAAACAGTTTTTTGACCCGAAACGTGTACTGGTCTCTGACGATCTATCTCTTGCAGAAGGCGCGATCAAAGGCTGGGATCGCCGCAGCGTATACTACTTTCAGCTGTTAAAGGCCGTAGCGGAGCACTATGGCTTTGACGTAAATACCGCGTTCAGGGAGCTGTCGCCTCCCCAGAAGAATGCGGTCCTTTATGGCACCGGTCAGGAAGCAGTGCAGTTCAACTACAGCAGTGACCGAGGTTTGCAAATCAGCCGTGCTCATCCGTTTGAGGGCGTCTTACCCAACATGGAGCGCCGTTATCGCGAAACAGACTCACAGCAGGTCAGGGACGAGCTGTCACAATATCTCACCAATACTAAATGCCCCTCCTGTACTGGTACGCGCCTGCGCAAAGAAGCAAGGCATGTCTTCATTGAAGGAAAAAATCTGCCTTCCATCACCAGCCTGCCGGTAGGAGATTGTTTCGACTACTTCAGCGAGCTGAAACTGGATGGCAAACGAGGCGAAATCGCGGACAAAATCCTGAAAGAAATTCGCGCTCGTCTGAGCTTTCTGGTGAACGTCGGCCTGGATTACCTGACGATAGAGCGTAGTGCTGACACCTTGTCTGGCGGAGAAGCTCAGCGCATTCGTCTGGCCAGCCAGATAGGTGCGGGACTGGTGGGCGTCATGTATATCCTTGACGAGCCCTCTATAGGCTTGCACCAGCGTGACAATGACCGCCTGCTCCAGACCCTGACGCATTTACGTGACCTAGGAAATACCGTCATCGTAGTTGAACATGATGAAGACGCTATCCGCCTTGCAGACCATGTACTGGACATCGGCCCCGGTGCCGGAGTGCACGGTGGCACCATTACTGCCCAAGGTACGCCAGCAGAAGTCATGGCCAATCCAAACTCGCTTACAGGTCAGTACCTAAGCGGGAAGAAGTGCATCGCAGTACCTGAGAATCGCACGCCCTTTGACAGCAAGTGCGTGCTGGAAATTCAGGGAGCCAGCGGCAATAACCTGCAGAATGTCGACCTCTGCATACCTGTAGGTCTATTTACCTGCGTGACTGGCGTTTCCGGCTCTGGCAAATCCACGCTGATAAACACCACGCTCTACCCTCTGGCCGCAGCCGCGCTCAATGGCGCAACAACGCTTGAACCTTCACCCTACAAAAAAATGAAGGGCATGGAGCAGTTCGACAAGGTCGTAGACATCGATCAAAGCCCCATAGGCCGTACTCCTCGCTCCAACCCAGCAACCTACACCGGTATCTTTACTCCCATTCGCGAGCTATTTTCTGGCACCCAGGAGGCCCGTTCACGCGGTTACAAACCAGGACGCTTCAGCTTTAACGTCAAAGGCGGACGCTGTGAAGCATGCCAGGGGGACGGTGTCATCAAAGTAGAAATGCACTTCCTTCCTGACATTTATGTCCCCTGTGATATCTGCAAAGGAAAACGTTACAACCGCGAGACACTGGAAGTCACCTACAAAGGCAAGAGCATCACTGAAGTTCTTGAAATGACCGTAGAAGATGCACTGAGTTTCTTCTCTGCAGTGCCAATGATTGCACGTAAGCTGCAAACACTCATGGATGTGGGCCTGTCCTACATACGACTGGGCCAGAGCGCAACAACGTTATCCGGAGGTGAAGCACAACGCGTCAAACTCGCGAAGGAGCTATCCAAACGAGATACCGGCAAGACACTGTATATTCTGGATGAGCCAACGACCGGTCTGCATTTCTATGACATTCAGCAACTTCTGAATGTGCTGCACAGACTGCGTGATCACGGCAACACAGTAGTGGTCATTGAGCATAATCTGGACGTGATTAAAACCGCAGACTGGCTGGTCGATCTGGGCCCAGAAGGCGGTAGCCGTGGCGGCCAGATTATTGCCACCGGCACACCGGAACAGGTTGCGGAGAATCCACAATCCCACACGGGACATTTCCTTAAACCCTTGCTGGAAAAAGGCAACCGAGAACGTCAGCTGGTTATTGAAGACTAA
- the rplQ gene encoding 50S ribosomal protein L17, with protein sequence MRHRKSGRHFNRTSAHRKAMFKNMAVSLFENEVIKTTLPKAKELRRFAEPLITLAKVDSVANRRLAFARTRSKEAVGKLFNELGPRYEARPGGYIRILKCGFRPGDSAPMAFVELVDRPENAVAVEEAGE encoded by the coding sequence ATGCGTCATCGTAAAAGCGGTCGCCACTTTAATCGTACCAGTGCACACCGCAAGGCCATGTTCAAGAACATGGCAGTGTCACTGTTCGAAAACGAAGTGATTAAGACTACTCTGCCGAAGGCGAAAGAACTGCGTCGCTTTGCTGAGCCGCTGATCACCCTGGCTAAGGTTGACTCCGTAGCAAATCGCCGTCTGGCTTTCGCTCGTACCCGCAGCAAAGAAGCTGTAGGTAAGCTGTTCAACGAATTGGGTCCTCGTTATGAGGCTCGTCCCGGTGGCTACATCCGCATTCTGAAATGTGGTTTCCGCCCTGGCGACAGCGCTCCCATGGCGTTCGTTGAGCTGGTTGATCGTCCTGAAAACGCTGTAGCTGTTGAAGAAGCTGGCGAATAA
- the rpoA gene encoding DNA-directed RNA polymerase subunit alpha: MQRSVSEFLTPRHIDVQEISKTHAKVTLEPLERGFGHTLGNALRRILLSSMPGCAITEVQIDGVLHEYSAIEGVQEDVIEILLNLKGVAVAMHSGEEATLKLNKKSPGVVTAADLELPHDVEVINPDHVIAHLNEAGSLSAQLKITRGRGYVPADNRLAADDESRVIGRLQLDASYSPVRRVAYVVESARVEQRTDLDKLVIDLETNGTIDPEEAIRRAATILQQQLAVFVDLEADKEPEPVKEEEEFDPILLRPVDELELTVRSANCLKAENIYYIGDLIQRTEVELLKTPNLGKKSLTEIKDVLASRGLSLGMRLENWPPASLRNDDKAAS, translated from the coding sequence ATGCAGCGTTCAGTCAGCGAATTTCTAACCCCACGTCATATTGACGTGCAGGAAATCAGCAAGACTCATGCAAAAGTGACCCTGGAGCCCCTGGAAAGGGGCTTCGGCCACACCTTGGGTAATGCCCTGCGTCGCATCCTGCTTTCTTCAATGCCAGGATGTGCTATCACTGAAGTACAGATTGATGGCGTACTTCATGAGTACAGCGCTATTGAAGGCGTTCAAGAAGATGTGATTGAGATTCTGCTGAACCTCAAAGGCGTAGCAGTAGCTATGCATAGCGGGGAAGAAGCGACGCTGAAGCTGAACAAGAAAAGCCCCGGTGTCGTCACAGCAGCAGATCTTGAGCTGCCTCATGACGTTGAAGTTATCAATCCCGATCACGTGATCGCTCATCTGAACGAAGCTGGTAGCTTGTCTGCTCAGTTGAAGATCACTCGTGGTCGTGGTTATGTTCCTGCAGACAACCGTCTTGCAGCGGACGATGAAAGCCGTGTTATCGGCCGCCTGCAGCTGGATGCCAGCTACAGCCCGGTTCGCCGCGTGGCCTATGTTGTAGAAAGTGCTCGTGTAGAGCAGCGTACTGACTTGGACAAGCTGGTCATCGATCTGGAAACCAATGGTACCATTGATCCTGAAGAAGCTATCCGTCGTGCCGCTACTATTCTGCAACAGCAGCTGGCTGTGTTCGTTGATCTGGAAGCAGACAAAGAGCCAGAGCCTGTGAAAGAAGAGGAAGAGTTCGATCCTATTCTGCTGCGCCCGGTAGACGAGCTTGAACTGACCGTTCGTTCTGCAAACTGTTTGAAAGCAGAAAACATCTATTACATCGGCGATCTTATCCAGCGTACAGAGGTTGAGTTGCTCAAGACTCCCAACCTGGGTAAGAAATCTCTGACTGAAATTAAAGATGTGTTGGCCTCCCGTGGTCTGTCGCTTGGCATGCGTTTGGAGAATTGGCCGCCGGCCTCCCTGCGCAATGACGATAAAGCTGCATCCTGA
- the rpsD gene encoding 30S ribosomal protein S4, with amino-acid sequence MARYIGPKCKLSRREGTDLFLKSGVRALDSKCKVDTAPGVHGARRGRLSDYGLQLREKQKVRRIYGILERQFRNYYKNAARLKGATGENLLKLLEGRLDNVVYRMGFGATRAEARQIVSHKAITVNGKAVNIPSYQVVPGDVVAVREKSKSQLRIKSALDLAAQRAPVQWVEVDANKMEGVFKTLPERSDLPSDINENLIVELYSK; translated from the coding sequence ATGGCTCGTTATATCGGACCCAAGTGCAAGCTGTCTCGTCGTGAGGGAACAGATCTGTTCCTGAAAAGCGGCGTCCGTGCGCTGGATTCAAAATGCAAAGTAGACACCGCTCCTGGCGTGCATGGCGCCCGTCGTGGTCGTCTGTCTGACTACGGTCTGCAGTTGCGTGAAAAGCAAAAAGTTCGTCGTATTTACGGCATTCTTGAGCGTCAATTCCGTAACTATTACAAAAACGCTGCCCGTTTGAAGGGCGCGACTGGTGAAAACCTGCTGAAACTGCTGGAAGGCCGTCTGGATAACGTAGTTTATCGCATGGGCTTCGGAGCTACTCGTGCAGAAGCTCGCCAGATCGTTTCTCACAAAGCTATTACCGTTAATGGTAAGGCTGTGAACATCCCCTCTTACCAGGTTGTTCCTGGTGATGTTGTGGCTGTACGTGAGAAATCAAAAAGCCAGCTGCGTATCAAGAGCGCACTGGACTTGGCAGCTCAGCGTGCACCTGTTCAGTGGGTCGAGGTTGATGCGAACAAAATGGAAGGTGTATTCAAAACTCTTCCAGAGCGTAGCGATCTTCCCTCAGACATCAATGAAAACCTGATTGTTGAGCTGTACTCTAAGTAA